From one Nothobranchius furzeri strain GRZ-AD chromosome 2, NfurGRZ-RIMD1, whole genome shotgun sequence genomic stretch:
- the LOC107373505 gene encoding cartilage intermediate layer protein 2: MTKLMSLTVLAVLLLACMKPSIGIPPTQGTVIERLCWTSWYDRDNPGGKGDLEDLRNLRKEYPGEICRRPFEIQAVTVIGNIPAESTGQYFNAYNTYLGFICLNADQPFGKKCRDYKVRFRCPCRIPID; the protein is encoded by the exons ATGACCAAGCTG ATGAGTCTAACTGTTCTTGCAGTTTTGCTGCTTG cCTGTATGAAACCAAGTATCGGAA TTCCACCGACACAGGGTACCGTCATTGAGAGACTGTGCTGGACCAGTTGGTACGATCGGGACAATCCAGGTGGAAAAGGTGACCTGGAGGATCTGAGGAACCTGCGGAAGGAATACCCTGGAGAGATTTGTCGCAGACCTTTTGAAATTCAGGCCGTCACTGTCATCGGAAACATCCCAGCTGAAAGCACAGGGCAGTACTTCAATGC CTACAATACCTATCTAGGCTTCATTTGCCTCAATGCAGATCAGCCATTTGGTAAAAAATGCAGGGACTACAAGGTTCGCTTCAGATGTCCATGTCGAATTCCAATTGACTGA